From one Paenibacillus sp. FSL K6-1330 genomic stretch:
- a CDS encoding ATP-binding protein, producing the protein MLPYSSPNHDFAFEQSVIGMAMVSLDGTILKVNSALCDLLGYSQQELTAGAPQEENSFRELLNRVVQNAKAAHGLQQSLIPFEYAYCHPSGRELYLNARCSVEQDPEQGPKGYLVQFEDRTLLRQLMKQLEQMEQKLNEKEHSFLQLLEGLPLSVLITKKGIVHYVNPAALRLVNAAHPRDVLGISTDVIVDASYHNALMKRRAKYAENGELGSFNYLIRCLDGQKKMVTGFTLIINYEGEKAAVGIFKDITEQRAEEDRVMQSEKLTTAGQLAAGIAHEIRNPLTSINGFVKLLRSAERSNELYFEIIESELKRIELIVNELLVLSKPQGVHISGPIDVFAIMEQIITLMKVQAALKNIEIIPHYPRVPVFVQGEVNQLKQVFINLLKNAMEAMNQGGTITLDILHNSQEVQIIVQDEGVGMTQEQIQSLGQPFVTTKDTGTGLGMMITKNIIHNHGGTMNVESIPDHGTTFTIHLPAL; encoded by the coding sequence GTGCTGCCCTATTCCAGCCCTAATCATGATTTTGCCTTTGAACAATCTGTAATCGGAATGGCAATGGTATCGCTTGATGGAACGATTCTCAAGGTCAATTCGGCACTATGTGATCTATTGGGATATTCGCAGCAGGAGTTAACTGCCGGGGCGCCGCAAGAAGAAAACAGCTTCCGCGAATTACTGAATCGAGTGGTTCAGAACGCAAAAGCTGCACATGGGCTTCAGCAATCCCTAATCCCGTTTGAATATGCTTATTGCCATCCGTCCGGTCGCGAGTTATACCTTAATGCACGTTGCTCTGTTGAGCAGGATCCGGAGCAGGGTCCCAAGGGATATTTGGTACAATTTGAGGATCGAACGCTGCTGAGACAGCTCATGAAACAGCTGGAGCAGATGGAACAGAAGCTCAACGAGAAGGAACATTCGTTTCTGCAGCTGCTGGAAGGACTTCCCCTCTCCGTACTCATCACAAAAAAAGGCATTGTCCACTATGTTAATCCTGCCGCGCTCAGACTTGTTAACGCTGCGCATCCCCGTGACGTCCTTGGAATTTCAACCGACGTGATCGTCGACGCATCGTACCATAACGCATTGATGAAACGCAGGGCAAAATATGCGGAGAACGGAGAGCTCGGAAGCTTCAATTATCTGATACGCTGTCTGGACGGACAAAAGAAGATGGTCACCGGGTTCACGTTAATCATCAATTATGAAGGCGAGAAGGCCGCTGTCGGCATCTTTAAAGACATCACAGAGCAGCGGGCAGAAGAGGATCGCGTGATGCAATCCGAGAAGCTGACCACCGCCGGCCAGTTGGCCGCTGGCATTGCCCATGAAATTCGAAATCCATTAACTTCGATTAATGGATTCGTGAAGTTGCTGCGATCCGCGGAGCGCAGCAACGAGCTTTATTTTGAAATCATTGAATCGGAGCTCAAACGCATCGAGCTCATTGTCAATGAACTCCTGGTGCTCTCGAAACCGCAGGGCGTTCACATCAGCGGACCCATCGACGTGTTTGCCATTATGGAACAGATCATTACGCTGATGAAGGTTCAAGCTGCCCTCAAAAACATCGAGATCATCCCTCATTATCCGAGGGTTCCGGTCTTCGTTCAGGGTGAAGTAAACCAGCTCAAGCAAGTATTCATCAATCTGCTAAAAAATGCCATGGAAGCGATGAATCAAGGTGGTACCATTACCTTAGACATTTTGCACAATTCTCAAGAGGTTCAAATTATCGTGCAGGATGAAGGGGTTGGAATGACACAGGAGCAAATCCAATCCCTGGGACAGCCTTTTGTTACAACCAAAGACACCGGGACGGGACTCGGAATGATGATTACCAAGAACATTATTCATAATCATGGCGGAACGATGAACGTAGAGAGCATACCTGATCACGGGACAACCTTTACGATCCATTTACCGGCTTTATAA
- a CDS encoding YdcF family protein, which yields MMRNMPAREAGGRRKRIVIRVLLGLMGILLIYTIYVGSTIWNYAQRIVNIPADAAIVLGAAVWEGEPSPVFQGRIDHALWLYDRQFVNKLIFTGGRSSEDELAESEVARQYAIKHGVPESDILIETASRITEQNLHYANKVGDSAGLSSYLIVSDPLHMKRAMMMAEDMGLEANPSPASRSAYQSLRSKVPFLIREVFYHIGYQLAAPFR from the coding sequence ATGATGCGAAATATGCCGGCAAGGGAAGCGGGGGGCAGAAGAAAGCGTATCGTGATTCGAGTTTTGCTGGGACTAATGGGAATCCTGCTGATTTATACGATATATGTGGGCAGCACGATTTGGAACTACGCACAAAGAATAGTGAATATCCCGGCTGATGCAGCAATAGTGCTGGGGGCTGCAGTATGGGAAGGAGAGCCTTCGCCTGTTTTTCAGGGACGCATTGATCATGCACTTTGGCTGTATGACCGTCAGTTCGTAAACAAGCTGATATTTACAGGTGGACGTAGTTCGGAGGATGAACTTGCTGAATCGGAAGTCGCCAGGCAGTATGCCATCAAGCACGGTGTTCCAGAGAGCGATATCCTTATCGAAACGGCTTCGAGGATCACCGAGCAAAATCTGCATTATGCCAATAAGGTAGGAGATTCAGCAGGGCTGTCCTCCTACCTTATTGTAAGTGACCCGCTGCATATGAAGCGGGCGATGATGATGGCAGAAGATATGGGCCTGGAAGCCAATCCTTCACCCGCATCCCGGAGTGCGTATCAGAGCCTGAGAAGCAAAGTCCCTTTTTTAATCAGAGAAGTCTTTTATCATATCGGTTATCAACTGGCTGCACCATTCCGATAA
- a CDS encoding GNAT family protein: MDIVTERLVIREFEPDDWQDVLQYTSDPVVMHYMPEPVHTEETVKQFLEQNKGEKAHHYAVMLQEDQHVIGHMVFHPWFGEHTYEIGWVFNSTYHRRGFATEAARALLQHGFEVLGLHRIIATCQPENTPSYRVMEKLGMRREGYFQQCIPRGDIWWDEYSYAMLKSEWRTIS; this comes from the coding sequence CGAAAGATTAGTGATTCGCGAGTTTGAACCAGATGATTGGCAGGATGTTCTGCAGTATACATCCGATCCGGTGGTGATGCATTACATGCCTGAGCCGGTGCATACGGAAGAAACGGTGAAGCAATTTTTGGAGCAGAACAAGGGTGAAAAAGCTCATCATTATGCGGTTATGCTGCAGGAAGATCAGCATGTGATTGGTCACATGGTGTTTCATCCATGGTTCGGCGAACATACGTATGAAATCGGCTGGGTGTTTAATTCGACCTATCATCGTAGGGGGTTTGCCACGGAAGCCGCCAGAGCTTTGCTTCAGCACGGCTTCGAGGTATTGGGGTTGCATCGAATCATTGCGACATGCCAGCCCGAGAATACACCTTCGTACCGGGTGATGGAGAAGCTGGGCATGAGGAGAGAAGGCTATTTTCAACAGTGTATCCCTCGTGGCGATATTTGGTGGGATGAGTATTCCTATGCTATGCTAAAGTCTGAATGGCGTACTATTTCATAG